In Miscanthus floridulus cultivar M001 chromosome 5, ASM1932011v1, whole genome shotgun sequence, one genomic interval encodes:
- the LOC136450517 gene encoding proteasome subunit alpha type-3-like has product MSSIGTGYDLSVTIFSPDGRVFQVEYATKAVDNSGTVVGIKCKDGIVLGVEKLVTSKMILEGSNRRIHSVHRHSGLGNAVAGLAADGRQIVSRTKSEAASYEKVYGEPIPVKELADRVASYVHLCTLYWWLRPFGCGVILGGYDRDGPQLYMIEPSGVSYKYFGAALGKGRQAAKTEIEKLKLSELTCREGIIEVAKIIYGVHDEAKDKAFELELSWICDESKRQHEKVPSDLLEQAKAAAQAALEEMDAD; this is encoded by the exons ATGAGCAGCATAGGCACTGGTTATGATCTGTCTGTCACCATCTTCTCTCCAGATGGCCGCGTCTTCCAGGTTGAGTATGCCACGAAGGCTGTCGACAACAGCGG GACTGTTGTTGGGATCAAGTGCAAAGATGGCATTGTCCTG GGTGTCGAGAAGCTAGTAACCTCAAAGATGATTCTGGAGGGGTCAAACCGGAGGATCCATTCAGTGCACCGGCACTCTGGCCTTGGTAAT GCTGTTGCTGGTTTGGCAGCAGATGGCAGGCAAATTGTTTCGAGGACCAAATCAGAAGCTGCCAGTTATGAAAA GGTCTATGGAGAACCCATTCCTGTGAAGGAATTGGCAGACCGTGTGGCAAGTTATGTTCATCTTTGCACGCTGTACTGGTGGCTCAG ACCTTTTGGTTGTGGTGTTATTCTTGGAGGTTATGATAGGGATGGGCCACAGCTCTACATGATAGAGCCCTCAGGAGTTTCCTAT AAATACTTCGGTGCTGCATTGGGGAAGGGAAGACAGGCTGCAAAGAC TGAGATAGAAAAGTTGAAACTTTCAGAGCTTACCTGCCGAGAAGGCATTATTGAAGTTGCAAAGAT AATTTATGGAGTGCATGACGAAGCCAAGGACAAAGCTTTTGAGTTGGAGTTGAGCTGGATCTGTGATGAATCGAAGCGCCAGCATGAGAAG GTTCCAAGTGACCTGTTGGAGCAGGCCAAAGCTGCTGCTCAGGCAGCTCTTGAGGAGATGGATGCTGACTAA